The following proteins are encoded in a genomic region of Nycticebus coucang isolate mNycCou1 chromosome 17, mNycCou1.pri, whole genome shotgun sequence:
- the LOC128568947 gene encoding phosphatidylinositol N-acetylglucosaminyltransferase subunit Y-like — translation MFLSLPTLTVLIPLVSLAGLFYSASVEEKFPRGCTSTASLCLYTLLQPITTPVCVFFHLWTWMGIKLFRHN, via the coding sequence ATGTTTCTGTCTCTTCCTACATTGACTGTTCTTATTCCACTGGTCTCTTTAGCAGGACTGTTCTACTCAGCCTCTGTGGAAGAAAAGTTCCCCCGTGGCTGCACTAGCACAGCCAGTCTTTGCCTTTACACTCTGCTCCAGCCCATCACCACACCAGTGTGTGTGTTCTTCCATCTTTGGACTTGGATGGGTATTAAACTCTTCCGGCATAATTAA